In one Cottoperca gobio chromosome 12, fCotGob3.1, whole genome shotgun sequence genomic region, the following are encoded:
- the akna gene encoding AT-hook-containing transcription factor isoform X4, with amino-acid sequence METRKNTTAGVLVWTPAPVRTSPTSSVISEDVGEDEDEEQAERNNDFVSQMDENGIIGLSETLEDVELKDSWDDSDAECNPNYAGPLTPEEEDCSGHERDTPEELSYNLSEHLSFTKSPGEDVQILSSLEDLMGSFKARTVAAKAGQRKEEQGIECVSEWDKYMDITEEEKDGNEAGKRSDRKRNNKHTRELATTNGLDESYFSKGGIEKISSQPSCSAHLLAMEPARVSNRRCPISQPASPVTASTFPHLLHLTAEEMTAAPGIDGETFPDMSFTESLPESHRSHISLKSSPRRPEVKLRASIQPAAMFSEEVVSSHYSGVSKGLLKASDKSVKQPTPSPRKLRLLSPEATYSRTRSLSTAKSLKYKHQTASPDREQSTSRARSNAAEGDESRKGPLSYRTPDFSKVEPRVRFPKDGYNPPKSRHSSKRESLSPEPPLVFKSPADIVKEVLLNTTDGSAASSDSYKPPTSALNSTVPQEFRCRQQATTLLDQLQEDYHRLLTKYAEAENTIDRMRLEAKVNLYSDPPKPGHLVQSGPNRDTSKFMMLNFPQVQRAEINSASLHPNGHQRSPGPQVGQQLAKILYNQADKFHQQLQTFEDLLKSKRLKPFEQMKGVSQLAEGLDSLERGYLLARDEYKLLQQRGAEITHFDPDRELEGLIFQCGLRMDELKERLEQMQQVQPICEAPPSPPPHPTPSSVLSEEGETLSHPQSPPVPLQVDPGEAAAVEVSSASEESESDEDKETLYLKPLNGKHRHDEDFLTLMDHHQSFKELPKLLDHNQKEGAPLSAALRSDMQPGDEEEDGRGTGNLEASAAQKSKSEQQDSPPVRTNKQQSSRSSPGASSQFITLPAHRPSSRRRLEVGESHSSSLSSLGEITVLGRRNSKLLTVSSRVLSQDGIISPETDSGFVCSESSRLTPAAAPSPLHRRASESVSVLPEEKPQTGLVSAPSPASPPSHSRMAIYPRRSPRLSHDHQKRTRQGQRRRTFSCSPPRCARQTEQTRTDSGTSEFGLESDSSHTVSEDRQNDQYTHSLHNSSPSSSPAAQYHHDDSLRALSLSQVANRNDAIQTLQAEVTRLKETLESCFRNKKPLSSVRAAPSTHHNTSNPRIRSGERWADVSRERRDGQTVDEEYTLRRTTRKRPPSAHKPQPDILRGSEPSTAQPQVSRCTQTSTAAPVSSCSHTNAVRCRTQPRQHPGVSAQVCETADEPDSRGRRAPLCPQCLSHGHRGRSEMPVGGDRELTHSLRCCLCPLCGRHNPYRSTEPDSPTYTSCQPAESPNRAERSRHFAAPSALLHCMPVCPPPLLLYSSPLHVSPSNSPGTSSGVSGRREVRGRTRRSLSVDKQRSMDTSLKRAIGAARHMKHTSGHMARSLATGLHYRELLTQSCSY; translated from the exons ATGGAGACAAGAAAGAACACCACAGCAGGGGTTCTTGTCTGGACCCCTGCCCCGGTCCGCACCTCACCCACCAGCTCTGTAATATCTGAGGATGTgggggaggatgaggatgaagaacaggcagagagaaacaatGACTTTGTTAGCCAGATGGATGAGAATGGCATTATTGGACTGTCGGAAACACTGGAGGATGTGGAGTTGAAGGACTCTTGGGATGATTCAGATGCAGAATGTAATCCAAACTATGCTGGACCCCTGACCCCAGAGGAGGAAGACTGTAGTGGGCATGAGAGGGATACACCTGAGGAGCTGAGTTACAACCTGAGTGAACATCTGTCCTTCACCAAATCACCAGGAGAGGATGTACAAATACTGTCATCAC TTGAAGACTTGATGGGTAGCTTTAAAGCACGGACAGTGGCTGCAAAGGCGGGGCAGAGGAAAGAAGAGCAGGGGATAGAGTGCGTCTCTGAGTGGGACAAATACATGGACataacagaggaggagaaagatggaAATGAAGCGGGGAAGAGGAGTGACaggaaaagaaacaataaacacaCGAGAGAGCTTGCAACTACGAATGGCTTGGATGAAAGCTATTTTTCCAAAGGGGGGATTGAGAAGATCAGCTCTCAGCCATCTTGTAGTGCTCACCTGTTAGCCATGGAACCTGCTAGAGTCTCCAATCGTCGCTGCCCAATATCCCAGCCTGCCTCACCTGTCACAGCCTCCACTTTCCCACACCTTCTCCACTTGACTGCTGAGGAAATGACTGCTGCTCCGGGGATTGACGGTGAAACCTTTCCAGACATGAGCTTCACAGAAAGTCTTCCAGAATCACACAGGAGCCACATAAGCCTCAAGTCCAGTCCTCGTCGTCCTGAGGTAAAGCTCAGGGCTTCTATTCAGCCAGCAGCCATGTTTTCTGAAGAAGTCGTGTCAAGTCATTACAGCGGTGTAAGTAAAGGGCTTTTAAAGGCATCAGATAAGTCTGTTAAACAGCCCACTCCCTCACCAAGGAAGTTGAGGCTGCTCTCTCCTGAAGCTACATATTCAAGGACTCGTTCCCTCAGCACAGCCAAGTccttaaaatacaaacatcagACTGCAAGTCCCGACAGAGAGCAGAGTACATCCAGAGCCAGGAGTAATGCTGCTGAAGGGGATGAATCTAG AAAAGGGCCTCTGAGTTACCGCACACCAGACTTCTCCAAAGTGGAGCCCAGGGTCCGCTTCCCCAAAGATGGTTACAACCCCCCCAAGAGCAGACACTCTTCCAAGAGGGAGTCCCTGTCACCTGAGCCCCCCTTAGTGTTCAAATCCCCTGCTGACATTGTGAAAGAAGTCCTGCTGAACACCACTGATGGATCTGCTGCTTCATCAGACTCTTACAAACCACCAACCAGTGCCCTCAACTCCACTGTGCCTCAGGAGTTCAGATGCCGCCAGCAGGCCACCACACTGCTTGACCAACTACAG GAGGACTACCACAGACTGCTGACGAAGTACGCCGAGGCCGAGAACACCATTGATCGCATGCGTCTGGAAGCCAAG GTGAACCTGTACTCAGACCCTCCAAAGCCCGGACACTTGGTGCAGTCAGGACCGAACCGCGACACCTCAAAGTTCATGATGCTGAACTTCCCTCAGGTTCAGAGAGCAGAGATCAACTCTGCCTCTCTTCATCCAAATGGACATCAGA GAAGTCCAGGCCCTCAGGTGGGACAGCAGCTGGCCAAGATTCTCTACAATCAGGCCGACAAGTTCCACCAGCAG CTGCAGACTTTTGAGGATCTCCTAAAGAGCAAAAGACTCAAACCTTTTGAACAGATGAAG GGCGTCTCACAGCTTGCTGAGGGGCTCGACTCTTTAGAAAGGGGCTACCTGTTGGCGAGGGATGAGTATAAACTCCTGCAGCAGCGAGGGGCAGAAATCACCCACTTTGACCCTGACCG GGAGCTAGAGGGGCTGATATTTCAGTGTGGGCTGCGTATGGACGAGCTGAAGGAGCGGCTGGAACAGATGCAACAGGTGCAGCCCATCTGTGAGgctcctccctctccacctcctcaccCCACCCCTTCATCTGTCCTCTCTGAGGAGGGAGAAACTCTGAGTCACCCACAG AGCCCACCTGTGCCTTTGCAGGTTGATCCTGGGGAGGCAGCGGCAGTGGAGGTGAGCTCAGCTAGTGAAGAAAGTGAAAGTGATGAAGACAAGGAAACTCTCTACCTCAAACCTCTGAATggcaaacacagacatgatgaAGACTTCCTCACGCTAATGGATCA CCACCAAAGCTTCAAGGAGCTTCCCAAACTTTTAGACCATAACCAGAAGGAGGGAGCTCccctctctgctgctttaaGAAGTGACATGCAGCCTGGGGACGAGGAGGAAGACGGACGAGGAACTGGCAACCTGGAGGCATCAGCAGCACA GAAATCCAAATCAGAGCAGCAGGACTCTCCTCCTGTtcgcacaaacaaacagcagagcagcaggtcCAGTCCTGGCGCCTCCAGCCAGTTCATCACACTCCCTGCTCATCGGCCCAGTAGCAGAAGGAGGTTAGAGGTGGGAGAGTCCCACAGCAGCAGTCTGAGCAGTCTGGGTGAGATCACTGTGTTGGGAAGGAGGAACTCCAAACTCCTAACTGTGAGCAGCAGAGTGCTTTCTCAG GATGGGATCATCTCTCCGGAGACGGACAGTGggtttgtgtgttcagagaGCAGCCGTTTGACTCCGGCAGCAGCTCCCAGTCCTCTCCACCGGAGGGCCTCAGAGAG tgtttcagtgctCCCGGAGGAGAAGCCTCAGACAGGCCTGGTCTCAGCACCATCTCCTGCTTCCCCACCATCACACAGTCGCATGGCTATTTATCCCAGGAGGAGCCCCCGGCTCAGCCACGACCATCAAAAGAGAACCAGACAGGGGCAGAGGAGACGCACCTTCTCCTGCTCTCCACCGCGCTGCGCCCGTCAGACAGAACAAACCAGGACAGACAGTGGGACCAGTGAGTTTGGGTTGGAGAGTGACAGCT CTCACACTGTGTCtgaagacagacagaatgaCCAGTACACACACTCCCTCCACAACTCCAGCCCAAGCTCCTCCCCAGCTGCACAGTATCACCATGACGATTCTCTCAGAGCACTGAGCTTAAGTCAGGTGGCAAATcgcaa tgatgCAATCCAGACGCTGCAGGCGGAGGTGACTAGACTGAAGGAGACACTAGAAAGCTGTTTCAGAAATAAGAAGCCTCTCAGCTCTGTGAGAGCAGCGCCTTCGACTCACCACAACACCTCTAACCCTCGCATCAG GTCAGGGGAGCGATGGGCTGATGTCAGCAGGGAAAGAAGAGACGGACAGACGGTTGATGAGGAGTATACACTGAGACGAACAACCAGGAAGAGACCACCTTCTGCACACAAACCTCAACCTGACATCT tGAGGGGTTCAGAGCCCTCTACAGCTCAGCCTCAGGTGTCCAGGTGTACTCAAACATCCACTGCAGCACCTGTCAGCAGCTGTTCACACACAAATGCTGTCCGCTGCAGAACACAGCCCA GGCAGCATCCTGGTGTGTCTGCACAAGTGTGTGAAACAGCAGATGAACCTGACAGCAGAGGGCGTCGAGCGCCTCTTTGTCCTCAGTGTTTGTCACATGGTCACCGAGGGCGATCTGAAA TGCCAGTTGGTGGCGACAGAGAGCTGACCCACTCCTTGCGTtgttgtctctgtcctctctgtggaCGCCATAATCCCTACAGAAGCACTGAGCCAG ACTCCCCGACATACACAAGCTGCCAACCAGCCGAGTCCCCGAACAGAGCGGAGAGGAGCAGACACTTTGCAGCTCCTTCTGCCCTGCTGCACTGCATGCCAGTGTGTCCGCCACCACTCCT GTTGTACTCATCGCCCCTACACGTGTCTCCTAGCAACAGCCCCGGCACATCCTCGGGGGTCAGCGGTCGCCGGGAGGTGAGGGGGAGGACAAGGCGCTCCCTGTCGGTGGACAAGCAGCGCTCCATGGACACGTCTCTGAAGAGAGCCATCGGAGCTGCTCGGCACATGAAACACACCTCTGGACACATGGCTCGCTCCCTGGCTACTGGCCTGCACTACCGCGAGCTCCTGACCCAGTCCTGCAGCTACTAG
- the akna gene encoding AT-hook-containing transcription factor isoform X1: METRKNTTAGVLVWTPAPVRTSPTSSVISEDVGEDEDEEQAERNNDFVSQMDENGIIGLSETLEDVELKDSWDDSDAECNPNYAGPLTPEEEDCSGHERDTPEELSYNLSEHLSFTKSPGEDVQILSSLEDLMGSFKARTVAAKAGQRKEEQGIECVSEWDKYMDITEEEKDGNEAGKRSDRKRNNKHTRELATTNGLDESYFSKGGIEKISSQPSCSAHLLAMEPARVSNRRCPISQPASPVTASTFPHLLHLTAEEMTAAPGIDGETFPDMSFTESLPESHRSHISLKSSPRRPEVKLRASIQPAAMFSEEVVSSHYSGVSKGLLKASDKSVKQPTPSPRKLRLLSPEATYSRTRSLSTAKSLKYKHQTASPDREQSTSRARSNAAEGDESRKGPLSYRTPDFSKVEPRVRFPKDGYNPPKSRHSSKRESLSPEPPLVFKSPADIVKEVLLNTTDGSAASSDSYKPPTSALNSTVPQEFRCRQQATTLLDQLQEDYHRLLTKYAEAENTIDRMRLEAKVNLYSDPPKPGHLVQSGPNRDTSKFMMLNFPQVQRAEINSASLHPNGHQRSPSACPSTGSPGPQVGQQLAKILYNQADKFHQQVLLCFIQLQTFEDLLKSKRLKPFEQMKGVSQLAEGLDSLERGYLLARDEYKLLQQRGAEITHFDPDRELEGLIFQCGLRMDELKERLEQMQQVQPICEAPPSPPPHPTPSSVLSEEGETLSHPQSPPVPLQVDPGEAAAVEVSSASEESESDEDKETLYLKPLNGKHRHDEDFLTLMDHHQSFKELPKLLDHNQKEGAPLSAALRSDMQPGDEEEDGRGTGNLEASAAQKSKSEQQDSPPVRTNKQQSSRSSPGASSQFITLPAHRPSSRRRLEVGESHSSSLSSLGEITVLGRRNSKLLTVSSRVLSQDGIISPETDSGFVCSESSRLTPAAAPSPLHRRASESVSVLPEEKPQTGLVSAPSPASPPSHSRMAIYPRRSPRLSHDHQKRTRQGQRRRTFSCSPPRCARQTEQTRTDSGTSEFGLESDSSHTVSEDRQNDQYTHSLHNSSPSSSPAAQYHHDDSLRALSLSQVANRNDAIQTLQAEVTRLKETLESCFRNKKPLSSVRAAPSTHHNTSNPRIRSGERWADVSRERRDGQTVDEEYTLRRTTRKRPPSAHKPQPDILRGSEPSTAQPQVSRCTQTSTAAPVSSCSHTNAVRCRTQPRQHPGVSAQVCETADEPDSRGRRAPLCPQCLSHGHRGRSEMPVGGDRELTHSLRCCLCPLCGRHNPYRSTEPDSPTYTSCQPAESPNRAERSRHFAAPSALLHCMPVCPPPLLLYSSPLHVSPSNSPGTSSGVSGRREVRGRTRRSLSVDKQRSMDTSLKRAIGAARHMKHTSGHMARSLATGLHYRELLTQSCSY, encoded by the exons ATGGAGACAAGAAAGAACACCACAGCAGGGGTTCTTGTCTGGACCCCTGCCCCGGTCCGCACCTCACCCACCAGCTCTGTAATATCTGAGGATGTgggggaggatgaggatgaagaacaggcagagagaaacaatGACTTTGTTAGCCAGATGGATGAGAATGGCATTATTGGACTGTCGGAAACACTGGAGGATGTGGAGTTGAAGGACTCTTGGGATGATTCAGATGCAGAATGTAATCCAAACTATGCTGGACCCCTGACCCCAGAGGAGGAAGACTGTAGTGGGCATGAGAGGGATACACCTGAGGAGCTGAGTTACAACCTGAGTGAACATCTGTCCTTCACCAAATCACCAGGAGAGGATGTACAAATACTGTCATCAC TTGAAGACTTGATGGGTAGCTTTAAAGCACGGACAGTGGCTGCAAAGGCGGGGCAGAGGAAAGAAGAGCAGGGGATAGAGTGCGTCTCTGAGTGGGACAAATACATGGACataacagaggaggagaaagatggaAATGAAGCGGGGAAGAGGAGTGACaggaaaagaaacaataaacacaCGAGAGAGCTTGCAACTACGAATGGCTTGGATGAAAGCTATTTTTCCAAAGGGGGGATTGAGAAGATCAGCTCTCAGCCATCTTGTAGTGCTCACCTGTTAGCCATGGAACCTGCTAGAGTCTCCAATCGTCGCTGCCCAATATCCCAGCCTGCCTCACCTGTCACAGCCTCCACTTTCCCACACCTTCTCCACTTGACTGCTGAGGAAATGACTGCTGCTCCGGGGATTGACGGTGAAACCTTTCCAGACATGAGCTTCACAGAAAGTCTTCCAGAATCACACAGGAGCCACATAAGCCTCAAGTCCAGTCCTCGTCGTCCTGAGGTAAAGCTCAGGGCTTCTATTCAGCCAGCAGCCATGTTTTCTGAAGAAGTCGTGTCAAGTCATTACAGCGGTGTAAGTAAAGGGCTTTTAAAGGCATCAGATAAGTCTGTTAAACAGCCCACTCCCTCACCAAGGAAGTTGAGGCTGCTCTCTCCTGAAGCTACATATTCAAGGACTCGTTCCCTCAGCACAGCCAAGTccttaaaatacaaacatcagACTGCAAGTCCCGACAGAGAGCAGAGTACATCCAGAGCCAGGAGTAATGCTGCTGAAGGGGATGAATCTAG AAAAGGGCCTCTGAGTTACCGCACACCAGACTTCTCCAAAGTGGAGCCCAGGGTCCGCTTCCCCAAAGATGGTTACAACCCCCCCAAGAGCAGACACTCTTCCAAGAGGGAGTCCCTGTCACCTGAGCCCCCCTTAGTGTTCAAATCCCCTGCTGACATTGTGAAAGAAGTCCTGCTGAACACCACTGATGGATCTGCTGCTTCATCAGACTCTTACAAACCACCAACCAGTGCCCTCAACTCCACTGTGCCTCAGGAGTTCAGATGCCGCCAGCAGGCCACCACACTGCTTGACCAACTACAG GAGGACTACCACAGACTGCTGACGAAGTACGCCGAGGCCGAGAACACCATTGATCGCATGCGTCTGGAAGCCAAG GTGAACCTGTACTCAGACCCTCCAAAGCCCGGACACTTGGTGCAGTCAGGACCGAACCGCGACACCTCAAAGTTCATGATGCTGAACTTCCCTCAGGTTCAGAGAGCAGAGATCAACTCTGCCTCTCTTCATCCAAATGGACATCAGA GAAGTCCATCTGCCTGTCCTTCCACAGGAAGTCCAGGCCCTCAGGTGGGACAGCAGCTGGCCAAGATTCTCTACAATCAGGCCGACAAGTTCCACCAGCAG GTTCTGCTGTGCTTCATTCAGCTGCAGACTTTTGAGGATCTCCTAAAGAGCAAAAGACTCAAACCTTTTGAACAGATGAAG GGCGTCTCACAGCTTGCTGAGGGGCTCGACTCTTTAGAAAGGGGCTACCTGTTGGCGAGGGATGAGTATAAACTCCTGCAGCAGCGAGGGGCAGAAATCACCCACTTTGACCCTGACCG GGAGCTAGAGGGGCTGATATTTCAGTGTGGGCTGCGTATGGACGAGCTGAAGGAGCGGCTGGAACAGATGCAACAGGTGCAGCCCATCTGTGAGgctcctccctctccacctcctcaccCCACCCCTTCATCTGTCCTCTCTGAGGAGGGAGAAACTCTGAGTCACCCACAG AGCCCACCTGTGCCTTTGCAGGTTGATCCTGGGGAGGCAGCGGCAGTGGAGGTGAGCTCAGCTAGTGAAGAAAGTGAAAGTGATGAAGACAAGGAAACTCTCTACCTCAAACCTCTGAATggcaaacacagacatgatgaAGACTTCCTCACGCTAATGGATCA CCACCAAAGCTTCAAGGAGCTTCCCAAACTTTTAGACCATAACCAGAAGGAGGGAGCTCccctctctgctgctttaaGAAGTGACATGCAGCCTGGGGACGAGGAGGAAGACGGACGAGGAACTGGCAACCTGGAGGCATCAGCAGCACA GAAATCCAAATCAGAGCAGCAGGACTCTCCTCCTGTtcgcacaaacaaacagcagagcagcaggtcCAGTCCTGGCGCCTCCAGCCAGTTCATCACACTCCCTGCTCATCGGCCCAGTAGCAGAAGGAGGTTAGAGGTGGGAGAGTCCCACAGCAGCAGTCTGAGCAGTCTGGGTGAGATCACTGTGTTGGGAAGGAGGAACTCCAAACTCCTAACTGTGAGCAGCAGAGTGCTTTCTCAG GATGGGATCATCTCTCCGGAGACGGACAGTGggtttgtgtgttcagagaGCAGCCGTTTGACTCCGGCAGCAGCTCCCAGTCCTCTCCACCGGAGGGCCTCAGAGAG tgtttcagtgctCCCGGAGGAGAAGCCTCAGACAGGCCTGGTCTCAGCACCATCTCCTGCTTCCCCACCATCACACAGTCGCATGGCTATTTATCCCAGGAGGAGCCCCCGGCTCAGCCACGACCATCAAAAGAGAACCAGACAGGGGCAGAGGAGACGCACCTTCTCCTGCTCTCCACCGCGCTGCGCCCGTCAGACAGAACAAACCAGGACAGACAGTGGGACCAGTGAGTTTGGGTTGGAGAGTGACAGCT CTCACACTGTGTCtgaagacagacagaatgaCCAGTACACACACTCCCTCCACAACTCCAGCCCAAGCTCCTCCCCAGCTGCACAGTATCACCATGACGATTCTCTCAGAGCACTGAGCTTAAGTCAGGTGGCAAATcgcaa tgatgCAATCCAGACGCTGCAGGCGGAGGTGACTAGACTGAAGGAGACACTAGAAAGCTGTTTCAGAAATAAGAAGCCTCTCAGCTCTGTGAGAGCAGCGCCTTCGACTCACCACAACACCTCTAACCCTCGCATCAG GTCAGGGGAGCGATGGGCTGATGTCAGCAGGGAAAGAAGAGACGGACAGACGGTTGATGAGGAGTATACACTGAGACGAACAACCAGGAAGAGACCACCTTCTGCACACAAACCTCAACCTGACATCT tGAGGGGTTCAGAGCCCTCTACAGCTCAGCCTCAGGTGTCCAGGTGTACTCAAACATCCACTGCAGCACCTGTCAGCAGCTGTTCACACACAAATGCTGTCCGCTGCAGAACACAGCCCA GGCAGCATCCTGGTGTGTCTGCACAAGTGTGTGAAACAGCAGATGAACCTGACAGCAGAGGGCGTCGAGCGCCTCTTTGTCCTCAGTGTTTGTCACATGGTCACCGAGGGCGATCTGAAA TGCCAGTTGGTGGCGACAGAGAGCTGACCCACTCCTTGCGTtgttgtctctgtcctctctgtggaCGCCATAATCCCTACAGAAGCACTGAGCCAG ACTCCCCGACATACACAAGCTGCCAACCAGCCGAGTCCCCGAACAGAGCGGAGAGGAGCAGACACTTTGCAGCTCCTTCTGCCCTGCTGCACTGCATGCCAGTGTGTCCGCCACCACTCCT GTTGTACTCATCGCCCCTACACGTGTCTCCTAGCAACAGCCCCGGCACATCCTCGGGGGTCAGCGGTCGCCGGGAGGTGAGGGGGAGGACAAGGCGCTCCCTGTCGGTGGACAAGCAGCGCTCCATGGACACGTCTCTGAAGAGAGCCATCGGAGCTGCTCGGCACATGAAACACACCTCTGGACACATGGCTCGCTCCCTGGCTACTGGCCTGCACTACCGCGAGCTCCTGACCCAGTCCTGCAGCTACTAG